The Enterobacter kobei genome has a segment encoding these proteins:
- a CDS encoding LacI family DNA-binding transcriptional regulator: MDKRLKITEIAARTQLSISTVSRVLAGKANTSEKARAKVLACARELGVMDGMAAGRLLLNSLVVFAPQRAFDERSDIFYYRVIQSVSKGLASHEVRLRYCALEENDSDAQLFLARMNEPDTQAAILLGIDDPHIHDLAVDVGKPCMLINCRDRHMRLPAVAPDHRAIGERAAEYLFEMGHRDVMNVLCLRRYTMELRLAGIRDAWHAHNLTFSDKRDLLVVPSFSARETEQLVSEWLNQQKGKDLPTAFLVGGDFMAAGTISALQKQGLRVPQDVSVMSIDGFNLAAIQDVPLTAVHVPRDELGTEAVHMLQQRLMRPDAPVGTLLLNGTLTVRESVRRIRQGKRRTAVEREGLYDS; the protein is encoded by the coding sequence ATGGACAAAAGGCTAAAAATCACCGAAATCGCCGCCCGTACGCAACTCTCTATCAGTACCGTTTCCCGCGTGCTGGCGGGCAAAGCGAACACCAGCGAAAAAGCGCGTGCAAAGGTGCTGGCGTGCGCACGGGAGCTGGGGGTGATGGATGGCATGGCGGCGGGGCGTCTGCTGCTTAACAGCCTGGTGGTTTTTGCTCCCCAGCGAGCCTTTGACGAGCGGTCCGACATCTTTTACTACCGCGTGATCCAGAGCGTCAGCAAAGGGCTGGCTTCGCACGAGGTTCGGCTACGCTACTGTGCGCTGGAGGAGAACGACAGCGACGCGCAGCTTTTTCTGGCACGCATGAACGAGCCGGATACCCAGGCAGCCATTCTGCTCGGTATTGACGATCCGCATATCCACGATCTGGCGGTGGACGTGGGGAAACCCTGCATGCTGATTAACTGCCGTGACCGCCACATGCGTCTGCCTGCCGTAGCACCGGACCATCGCGCCATTGGCGAGCGGGCGGCGGAATACCTGTTCGAAATGGGACACCGCGACGTGATGAACGTGCTGTGCCTGCGCCGTTACACCATGGAGCTGCGCCTGGCAGGGATCCGCGACGCGTGGCACGCCCATAACCTGACGTTCAGCGACAAGCGCGATCTGCTGGTGGTGCCGAGCTTTAGCGCACGCGAAACGGAACAGCTGGTTAGCGAGTGGCTTAACCAGCAGAAGGGAAAAGATCTGCCCACCGCGTTTTTGGTCGGCGGCGACTTTATGGCGGCGGGCACCATCAGCGCTTTGCAGAAACAGGGATTGCGGGTACCGCAGGACGTTTCCGTCATGAGCATCGACGGCTTTAATCTGGCGGCGATTCAGGATGTGCCCCTGACGGCAGTGCATGTCCCGCGTGATGAACTGGGAACGGAAGCGGTACATATGCTCCAGCAGCGGCTGATGCGCCCGGACGCCCCGGTGGGAACCTTGCTGCTGAACGGCACGTTGACCGTGCGGGAATCGGTACGGCGGATACGTCAGGGGAAACGACGCACCGCCGTTGAGCGGGAAGGGCTGTACGACAGTTAA
- a CDS encoding glycyl-radical enzyme activating protein codes for MIFNIQRYSTHDGPGIRTVVFLKGCSLGCRWCQNPESRSRSRDVLFDARLCLDGCDLCQQAAPGCIERALNGLVIHREKLREETLNALTDCCPTQALTVCGEERQVGEIMATVLRDKPFYDRSGGGITLSGGEPFMNPELAHALFKASHEQGIHTAVETCLHVPWHYIEPSLPYVDLFLADLKHVDPEVFKQWTDGSAKRILDNLKRLAAAGKKITIRVPLIQGFNADEASVTAITNFAADELGVDDIHFLPYHTLGMNKYTLLGQPYSAPDKPLDNPALLDFAQQYACQKGLTATLRG; via the coding sequence ATGATCTTCAATATTCAGCGTTACTCCACCCACGATGGCCCCGGTATTCGTACCGTGGTTTTCCTGAAAGGCTGCTCGCTGGGCTGTCGCTGGTGCCAGAACCCGGAAAGCCGTTCCCGTAGCCGGGACGTGCTGTTTGATGCGCGCCTGTGCCTTGACGGCTGCGACCTGTGTCAGCAGGCGGCGCCTGGCTGTATCGAACGCGCGCTGAATGGTCTCGTCATCCACCGTGAAAAATTGCGTGAAGAGACGCTCAACGCCCTCACTGACTGCTGCCCGACGCAGGCGCTGACCGTATGCGGTGAAGAACGGCAGGTGGGCGAGATCATGGCGACCGTGCTGCGCGATAAGCCCTTTTACGACCGCAGCGGCGGCGGTATTACGCTTTCCGGCGGCGAGCCGTTTATGAACCCGGAGCTGGCGCACGCGCTGTTTAAAGCCAGCCACGAACAGGGGATCCACACCGCCGTTGAAACCTGTCTTCACGTGCCGTGGCACTATATCGAGCCTTCATTACCGTACGTCGATCTGTTCCTCGCCGACCTGAAACACGTCGATCCTGAGGTGTTCAAACAGTGGACGGACGGCTCGGCCAAACGGATCCTCGATAACCTGAAGCGCCTTGCCGCTGCCGGGAAAAAAATCACCATTCGCGTACCGCTGATTCAGGGGTTCAATGCCGATGAAGCGTCCGTGACCGCCATTACCAACTTCGCCGCCGATGAACTTGGCGTCGATGATATTCATTTTCTGCCGTATCACACGCTGGGCATGAACAAATACACCCTGCTTGGCCAACCCTACTCTGCCCCTGACAAACCGCTGGATAACCCTGCCCTGCTGGACTTCGCGCAGCAGTACGCCTGCCAGAAAGGGTTAACCGCGACCTTACGAGGATAA
- a CDS encoding DUF1479 domain-containing protein gives MTFTSETLPADHKAAIRQMKRELRAQIGDVQAVFDKLSDNIATRVAEINALKNKGQPVWPTIPFADVKNGTITAEQREAVKRRGCAVIKGHFPREQALAWDQSMLDYLDLNNFDEVYKGPGDNFFGTLTASRPEIYPIYWSQAQMQARQSEEMAQVQSFLNRLWTFESNGKQWFDPDVSVIYPDRIRHRPPGTTSKGLGAHTDSGALERWLLPAYQQVFARVFDGNVDKYDPWNAAHRTEVEEYTVDNTTKCSVFRTFQGWTALSDMIPGQGLLHVVPIPEAMAYILLRPLLDDVPEDELCGVAPGRVLPISEKWHPLLIEALTSIPALDAGDSVWWHCDVIHSVAPVENQQGWGNVMYIPAAPMCEKNLAYAKKVKEALETGASPGDFPREDYEKSWQDRFTVNDLNIHGKRALGMV, from the coding sequence ATGACCTTTACCAGTGAAACTTTGCCAGCGGACCACAAAGCGGCAATTCGCCAGATGAAGCGCGAGCTACGCGCCCAGATCGGTGATGTTCAGGCGGTGTTCGACAAGCTCAGCGACAACATTGCCACCCGCGTGGCAGAGATCAACGCCCTCAAGAATAAAGGCCAACCCGTCTGGCCGACGATCCCGTTCGCGGATGTGAAAAACGGCACAATCACCGCTGAACAGCGCGAGGCGGTTAAGCGTCGGGGCTGCGCGGTGATCAAAGGTCATTTTCCGCGCGAACAGGCGCTGGCGTGGGATCAGTCGATGCTCGACTATCTCGATCTCAATAACTTTGACGAGGTGTACAAAGGGCCGGGCGATAACTTCTTCGGCACCTTAACCGCCTCTCGTCCGGAGATTTACCCGATCTACTGGTCGCAGGCGCAAATGCAGGCGCGTCAGAGCGAAGAGATGGCGCAGGTGCAGTCGTTCCTGAACCGTTTATGGACATTCGAGAGCAACGGCAAGCAGTGGTTCGACCCGGATGTCAGCGTGATTTATCCGGATCGTATTCGCCACCGCCCACCGGGCACCACCTCTAAAGGGCTGGGCGCGCATACCGATTCCGGCGCGCTGGAGCGCTGGCTGCTGCCTGCCTATCAGCAGGTGTTTGCCCGCGTGTTTGACGGCAATGTTGATAAGTACGATCCATGGAACGCCGCGCACCGCACCGAAGTGGAAGAGTACACCGTGGATAACACCACCAAGTGTTCGGTGTTCCGTACTTTCCAGGGCTGGACGGCGCTGTCGGACATGATCCCGGGCCAGGGACTGCTGCACGTGGTGCCCATCCCGGAAGCGATGGCCTACATTCTGCTGCGTCCGCTGCTGGACGACGTGCCGGAAGATGAACTCTGCGGCGTCGCGCCGGGCCGCGTGCTGCCGATTTCGGAAAAATGGCACCCGCTGCTCATCGAAGCATTAACCAGCATACCGGCGCTGGACGCAGGGGATTCCGTGTGGTGGCACTGCGATGTGATCCACTCCGTCGCTCCGGTGGAAAATCAGCAGGGCTGGGGCAACGTGATGTACATCCCTGCCGCGCCAATGTGCGAGAAGAACCTCGCCTACGCGAAAAAGGTGAAGGAAGCGCTGGAAACCGGTGCGTCACCGGGAGATTTCCCGCGTGAAGATTATGAAAAAAGCTGGCAGGACCGCTTTACCGTGAACGATCTCAACATCCACGGCAAGCGCGCGCTGGGCATGGTTTAA
- a CDS encoding formate C-acetyltransferase/glycerol dehydratase family glycyl radical enzyme has product MTTLNLNTLSERIKAHKTALVHIIKPPVCTERAQHYTEMYQQHMDKPIPVRRALALAHHLAERTIWIKHDELIIGNQASEVRAAPIFPEYTVSWIEKEIDDLADRPGAGFAVSEENKRVLHAICPWWRGQTVQDRCYGMFTDEQKGLLETGIIKAEGNMTSGDAHLAVNFPLVLEKGLDGLRAKVAERRSRINLTVLDDLHGDQFLKAIDIVLDAVSLHIKRFAALAREMAATETRESRRDELLAMAENCDVIAHEPPKTFWQALQLCYFIQLILQIESNGHSVSFARMDQYLYPYYRRDVELNQSLGREHAIELLHSCWLKLLEVNKIRSGSHSKASAGSPLYQNVTIGGQKLVNGEPMDAVNPLSYAILESCGRLRSTQPNLSVRYHAGMSNDFLDACVQVIRCGFGMPAFNNDEIVIPEFIKLGVERDDAYDYAAIGCIETAVGGKWGYRCTGMSFINFARVMLAALEGGRDATSGKVFLPQEKALSAGNFDNFEEVMAAWDTQIRYYTRKSIEIEYVVDTMLEENVHDILCSALVDDCIERAKSIKQGGAKYDWVSGLQVGIANLGNSLAAVKKLVFEQGFIGQQQLAAALADDFDGLTHEQLRQRLINGAPKYGNDDDSVDMLLTRAYQTYIEELKQYHNPRYGRGPIGGNYYAGTSSISANVPFGAATMATPDGRKAHTPLAEGASPASGTDHLGPTAVIGSVGKLPTEAILGGVLLNQKLNPSTLENDSDRQKLMVLLRTFFEVHKGWHIQYNIVSRETLLEAKKHPDQYRDLVVRVAGYSAFFTALSPDAQDDIIARTEHTL; this is encoded by the coding sequence ATGACGACGTTAAATCTCAACACCCTCAGCGAGCGCATCAAGGCGCACAAAACCGCGCTGGTCCATATCATTAAGCCGCCGGTCTGTACCGAGCGCGCGCAGCATTACACCGAAATGTACCAGCAGCACATGGACAAGCCGATCCCGGTGCGTCGCGCCCTGGCGCTGGCGCATCATCTGGCTGAGCGTACCATCTGGATCAAACACGACGAGCTGATTATCGGTAACCAGGCAAGCGAAGTTCGCGCCGCACCTATCTTCCCGGAATACACCGTCTCCTGGATTGAAAAAGAGATCGACGATCTGGCGGACCGTCCGGGCGCGGGCTTTGCGGTAAGCGAAGAGAACAAGCGCGTCCTGCATGCGATCTGCCCGTGGTGGCGCGGCCAGACGGTGCAGGATCGCTGCTACGGCATGTTCACCGACGAGCAAAAAGGCCTGCTGGAAACCGGTATTATCAAAGCCGAAGGCAACATGACCTCCGGCGACGCGCACCTGGCGGTAAACTTCCCGCTGGTGCTGGAGAAAGGTCTCGACGGCCTGCGCGCTAAAGTCGCCGAGCGCCGCTCGCGTATCAACCTGACGGTGCTGGACGATCTGCACGGCGACCAGTTCCTGAAAGCGATCGATATCGTGCTGGACGCGGTGAGCCTGCACATCAAACGTTTTGCCGCTCTGGCACGTGAAATGGCGGCCACGGAAACCCGCGAAAGCCGCCGCGACGAGCTGCTGGCAATGGCGGAAAACTGCGACGTGATTGCCCACGAGCCGCCAAAAACCTTCTGGCAGGCGCTGCAGCTGTGCTATTTCATTCAGCTGATCCTGCAGATTGAGTCTAACGGCCATTCCGTCTCCTTCGCGCGTATGGACCAGTATCTCTATCCTTACTACCGCCGCGACGTCGAGCTTAACCAGAGCCTCGGCCGCGAACACGCTATCGAGCTGCTCCACAGCTGCTGGCTGAAGCTGCTGGAAGTGAACAAGATCCGCTCCGGCTCGCACTCTAAGGCCTCTGCCGGTAGCCCGCTGTACCAGAACGTCACCATCGGCGGCCAGAAGCTGGTCAACGGTGAGCCAATGGACGCGGTCAACCCGCTCTCCTACGCGATTCTGGAATCCTGCGGTCGCCTGCGCTCCACTCAGCCGAACCTGAGCGTGCGTTACCACGCAGGCATGAGCAACGACTTCCTTGACGCCTGCGTACAGGTGATCCGCTGCGGCTTCGGGATGCCGGCGTTCAACAACGATGAAATCGTTATCCCGGAATTTATCAAGCTCGGCGTTGAACGTGATGACGCCTATGACTACGCGGCCATCGGCTGTATCGAAACCGCCGTGGGCGGCAAGTGGGGCTATCGCTGCACCGGCATGAGCTTTATCAACTTTGCCCGCGTGATGCTCGCCGCGCTGGAAGGCGGCCGCGACGCCACCAGCGGTAAGGTATTCCTGCCGCAGGAAAAAGCGCTCTCTGCCGGTAACTTCGATAACTTCGAGGAGGTGATGGCGGCGTGGGATACGCAGATTCGCTACTACACCCGCAAATCCATCGAAATTGAGTACGTGGTGGACACCATGCTGGAAGAGAACGTGCACGATATTCTCTGCTCGGCGCTGGTGGACGACTGCATCGAACGCGCGAAAAGCATCAAGCAGGGCGGCGCGAAGTATGACTGGGTTTCCGGCCTGCAGGTGGGTATCGCCAACCTCGGCAACAGTCTGGCGGCGGTGAAGAAGCTGGTGTTTGAACAGGGCTTCATCGGTCAACAGCAGCTGGCGGCGGCGCTGGCGGATGATTTCGACGGGCTGACCCACGAGCAGCTGCGTCAGCGTCTGATCAACGGCGCGCCAAAGTACGGTAACGACGACGACAGCGTGGATATGCTGCTGACGCGTGCTTACCAGACCTACATTGAAGAGCTGAAGCAGTACCACAACCCGCGCTATGGTCGTGGTCCGATTGGCGGTAACTACTACGCGGGCACCTCCTCCATCTCCGCAAACGTGCCGTTTGGTGCGGCAACGATGGCGACTCCGGACGGACGTAAGGCGCATACCCCGCTGGCGGAAGGGGCAAGCCCGGCGTCCGGTACCGACCACCTCGGCCCGACGGCGGTCATCGGCTCCGTGGGTAAACTCCCTACCGAGGCGATTCTGGGCGGCGTGCTGCTGAACCAGAAGCTGAACCCGTCGACGCTGGAAAACGACAGCGATCGCCAGAAGCTGATGGTGCTGCTGCGCACTTTCTTCGAGGTGCATAAAGGCTGGCATATTCAGTACAACATCGTCTCGCGCGAAACGCTGCTGGAAGCGAAGAAACACCCTGACCAGTACCGAGATTTAGTGGTACGCGTGGCGGGCTACTCGGCGTTCTTCACCGCCCTGTCGCCGGATGCACAGGACGATATTATTGCGCGTACCGAGCATACGCTGTAA
- a CDS encoding MFS transporter, translated as MSQDINNTVARSKTRRVIKNLRWYVLVLFLLGVTVNYITRNSLGILAPELKESLGITTEQYSWIVGAFQIAYTIFQPLCGWLIDVIGLKIGFMVCAGIWALMCIFHAGAGSWLHLAILRFFMGASEAAATPANAKTIGEWFPKSERPVAAGWAGVGFSIGAMLAPPIIYFAHASFGWQGAFMFTGVLALLWVILWWAFYHNPEQHPNLSKDELAFIKQDNEPPAVKLPFLTALKTVSKNKRFYGIAIPAFMAEPAWAVLSFWVPLYLAKEHDMDLKQIAMFAWLPFLAADLGSVASGYLTRLYTRLFGCSRVNSVVASSVTGAFLMISLGIVAITRDPYITIVLISIGGFGHQIISCMLSALVVESFDKGQMATVNGMRGSAAWIASFLFSLLIGVTADKIGFNPLFIAMGFFDLIGAVFLVAFIAERRAKRA; from the coding sequence ATGAGTCAGGACATCAATAACACCGTTGCGAGAAGCAAAACCCGTCGCGTCATCAAGAACCTGCGCTGGTACGTGCTGGTGCTGTTTTTACTGGGCGTCACCGTTAACTACATAACCCGAAACTCATTGGGGATCCTCGCGCCGGAACTGAAAGAGAGCCTCGGGATCACCACCGAGCAATACTCCTGGATCGTCGGCGCATTCCAGATCGCCTACACCATTTTCCAGCCCCTGTGCGGCTGGCTGATTGACGTCATCGGCCTGAAGATTGGCTTTATGGTCTGCGCCGGGATCTGGGCGCTGATGTGTATCTTCCACGCGGGGGCCGGAAGCTGGCTGCACCTGGCTATCCTGCGCTTCTTTATGGGGGCCTCTGAGGCCGCCGCAACCCCGGCGAACGCCAAAACCATCGGTGAATGGTTCCCGAAATCGGAACGTCCTGTTGCCGCCGGTTGGGCGGGCGTGGGCTTCTCCATCGGTGCGATGCTGGCCCCGCCAATTATCTACTTTGCTCACGCGTCGTTTGGCTGGCAGGGTGCGTTTATGTTTACCGGCGTGCTGGCGCTGCTGTGGGTGATCCTCTGGTGGGCGTTCTACCACAACCCGGAGCAGCACCCGAACCTGAGCAAGGATGAGCTGGCATTTATCAAGCAGGATAACGAACCGCCTGCGGTCAAACTGCCGTTCCTGACCGCACTGAAAACCGTCTCGAAAAACAAACGTTTCTACGGTATCGCCATCCCGGCCTTTATGGCGGAACCGGCCTGGGCGGTGTTGAGCTTCTGGGTGCCGCTGTATCTCGCCAAAGAACACGACATGGACCTGAAGCAGATTGCGATGTTCGCCTGGCTGCCATTCCTCGCTGCTGACCTCGGCAGCGTGGCAAGTGGCTACCTGACGCGATTGTACACCCGCCTGTTCGGCTGCTCCCGCGTTAACTCCGTCGTCGCCAGCTCCGTCACCGGCGCGTTTCTGATGATTTCTCTGGGCATTGTCGCCATTACCCGCGATCCGTATATCACCATCGTGCTGATCTCCATCGGCGGCTTTGGGCACCAGATTATCTCCTGCATGCTCAGCGCCCTGGTCGTGGAGTCGTTTGATAAGGGCCAGATGGCGACCGTCAACGGCATGCGCGGCTCGGCGGCGTGGATCGCCAGCTTCCTGTTCTCGCTGTTAATCGGTGTGACCGCCGACAAAATCGGCTTTAACCCGCTCTTTATTGCCATGGGCTTCTTTGACCTGATTGGCGCTGTCTTCCTGGTAGCATTTATTGCTGAACGTCGCGCCAAGCGCGCCTGA
- a CDS encoding Cof-type HAD-IIB family hydrolase: MTVKVIVTDMDGTFLDDAKQYDRDRFQAQFEQLNARGIEFVVASGNQYYQLISFFPELKDRISFVAENGALVFDHGEHVFHGELTRHESQIVIGELLKDNALNFVACGLQSAYVSDKAPDEFVALMSKHYHRLTRVSDYHEIDDVLFKFSLNLPDSDIPNLIDALHVSLDGIMKPVTSGFGFVDLIIPGLHKANGISRLLKRWELSPQQCVAIGDSGNDAEMLKLVKYSFAMNNAAESIKQIARYSTDDNNHQGALNVIQAVLDNHSPFDA, from the coding sequence ATGACCGTAAAAGTTATCGTCACCGATATGGACGGAACTTTCCTTGATGATGCCAAGCAGTACGATCGTGACCGCTTCCAGGCACAGTTTGAGCAGCTTAACGCCCGCGGCATTGAATTCGTTGTCGCCAGCGGCAATCAGTATTATCAGCTCATCTCTTTCTTCCCTGAGCTTAAAGATCGAATCTCCTTCGTGGCGGAAAACGGCGCGCTGGTGTTCGATCACGGGGAACACGTTTTCCACGGCGAACTGACTCGCCATGAGTCGCAGATCGTCATTGGCGAACTGCTGAAAGATAACGCGCTGAACTTCGTGGCCTGCGGGCTGCAGAGCGCTTACGTCAGCGATAAAGCCCCGGACGAATTTGTGGCGCTGATGTCTAAGCACTACCATCGCTTAACGCGCGTCAGCGATTATCACGAGATTGACGATGTGCTGTTCAAGTTCTCACTGAACCTGCCCGACAGCGATATCCCGAACCTGATCGACGCGCTGCATGTTTCTCTCGACGGCATTATGAAACCGGTCACCAGCGGCTTTGGGTTTGTGGACTTGATCATTCCTGGCCTGCATAAAGCCAACGGCATCAGCCGCCTGCTGAAGCGCTGGGAGCTCTCCCCGCAGCAGTGCGTGGCAATTGGCGACAGCGGCAATGACGCGGAGATGCTGAAGCTGGTGAAATACTCATTTGCGATGAACAACGCGGCAGAAAGCATCAAACAGATCGCCCGCTACAGCACCGACGACAACAACCATCAGGGCGCGCTGAACGTCATTCAGGCCGTGCTCGATAACCATTCCCCGTTCGACGCCTAA